A stretch of Gopherus evgoodei ecotype Sinaloan lineage chromosome 12, rGopEvg1_v1.p, whole genome shotgun sequence DNA encodes these proteins:
- the LOC115660596 gene encoding haptoglobin-like isoform X1, translated as MWTPMLLVASLLWGALASPDTSLNDVQLGSGQSCPVPRWVEHGQVEHLARYRCDPYYQLRSRGDGLYRCSQQHVWVNEAAGEVLPICEPVCGKPKNPARQVQRIIGGMMAAKNSFPWQGRLLSRHNHTAGATLISDQWLLTTGRNLYLGHSENSTLEEIAPTLRLFLGRETPAGAVERIVLHPEFPGAVDLALLKLKHKVPVGEAVMPICLAQQDYAKVGRVGFVSGWGWTVLLEHPKQLKYVLLPVADSGSCQAYYQAHSLQPLQNNHTFCVGMSELRESTCLGDAGSAFAIHDPEDDTWYAAGILSFDRSCLAARYGVYVRVLSVLDWIKETMAAH; from the exons ATGTG GACGCCCATGCTGCTGGTCGCCAGCCTGCTATGGGGGGCCCTCGCCTCCCCCGACACCAGCCTCAACGATGTCCAGCTCGGCAGTG gcCAGAGCTGCCCGGTGCCCAGGTGGGTCGAGCACGGGCAGGTGGAGCACCTGGCCCGTTACCGGTGCGACCCCTACTACCAACTGCGCAGCCGCGGTGACG GCCTGTACCGATGTAGCCAGCAGCACGTGTGGGTGAACGAAGCAGCTGGAGAGGTGCTGCCCATCTGTGAGCCAG tgtgtgggaaGCCCAAGAACCCGGCCAGACAGGTGCAGCGCATCATTGGGGGCATGATGGCAGCCAAGAACAGCTTCCCCTGGCAGGGCCGGCTGCTGAGCCGCCACAACCACACCGCGGGGGCCACGCTTATCAGCGACCAGTGGCTGCTGACGACCGGCAGGAACCTCTACCTGGGCCACAGCGAGAACAGCACGCTGGAAGAaatcgcccccaccctgcggctcTTTCTGGGCCGGGAGACGCCCGCCGGGGCTGTCGAGCGCATTGTCCTGCACCCTGAGTTCCCAGGGGCTGTGGACCTGGCCCTGCTCAAGCTCAAGCACAAGGTGCCCGTTGGGGAGGCCGTGATGCCCATCTGCCTGGCCCAGCAGGACTATGCAAAGGTGGGGCGGGTGGGCTTtgtctctggctggggctggaccGTCCTCCTGGAGCACCCAAAGCAGCTCAAGTACGTCCTGCTGCCCGTGGCCGACAGCGGCAGCTGCCAGGCGTACTACCAGGCGCACTCCCTGCAGCCACTGCAGAACAACCACACCTTCTGCGTTGGCATGAGCGAGCTGCGTGAGTCCACCTGCCTCGGGGACGCCGGCAGCGCCTTTGCCATCCACGACCCCGAGGACGACACCTGGTACGCGGCCGGGATCCTCAGCTTTGACCGCAGCTGCCTGGCTGCTAGGTACGGCGTCTACGTGCGGGTGCTCAGTGTCTTGGACTGGATCAAGGAGACCATGGCTGCACACTGA
- the LOC115660596 gene encoding haptoglobin-like isoform X2 has translation MLLVASLLWGALASPDTSLNDVQLGSGQSCPVPRWVEHGQVEHLARYRCDPYYQLRSRGDGLYRCSQQHVWVNEAAGEVLPICEPVCGKPKNPARQVQRIIGGMMAAKNSFPWQGRLLSRHNHTAGATLISDQWLLTTGRNLYLGHSENSTLEEIAPTLRLFLGRETPAGAVERIVLHPEFPGAVDLALLKLKHKVPVGEAVMPICLAQQDYAKVGRVGFVSGWGWTVLLEHPKQLKYVLLPVADSGSCQAYYQAHSLQPLQNNHTFCVGMSELRESTCLGDAGSAFAIHDPEDDTWYAAGILSFDRSCLAARYGVYVRVLSVLDWIKETMAAH, from the exons ATGCTGCTGGTCGCCAGCCTGCTATGGGGGGCCCTCGCCTCCCCCGACACCAGCCTCAACGATGTCCAGCTCGGCAGTG gcCAGAGCTGCCCGGTGCCCAGGTGGGTCGAGCACGGGCAGGTGGAGCACCTGGCCCGTTACCGGTGCGACCCCTACTACCAACTGCGCAGCCGCGGTGACG GCCTGTACCGATGTAGCCAGCAGCACGTGTGGGTGAACGAAGCAGCTGGAGAGGTGCTGCCCATCTGTGAGCCAG tgtgtgggaaGCCCAAGAACCCGGCCAGACAGGTGCAGCGCATCATTGGGGGCATGATGGCAGCCAAGAACAGCTTCCCCTGGCAGGGCCGGCTGCTGAGCCGCCACAACCACACCGCGGGGGCCACGCTTATCAGCGACCAGTGGCTGCTGACGACCGGCAGGAACCTCTACCTGGGCCACAGCGAGAACAGCACGCTGGAAGAaatcgcccccaccctgcggctcTTTCTGGGCCGGGAGACGCCCGCCGGGGCTGTCGAGCGCATTGTCCTGCACCCTGAGTTCCCAGGGGCTGTGGACCTGGCCCTGCTCAAGCTCAAGCACAAGGTGCCCGTTGGGGAGGCCGTGATGCCCATCTGCCTGGCCCAGCAGGACTATGCAAAGGTGGGGCGGGTGGGCTTtgtctctggctggggctggaccGTCCTCCTGGAGCACCCAAAGCAGCTCAAGTACGTCCTGCTGCCCGTGGCCGACAGCGGCAGCTGCCAGGCGTACTACCAGGCGCACTCCCTGCAGCCACTGCAGAACAACCACACCTTCTGCGTTGGCATGAGCGAGCTGCGTGAGTCCACCTGCCTCGGGGACGCCGGCAGCGCCTTTGCCATCCACGACCCCGAGGACGACACCTGGTACGCGGCCGGGATCCTCAGCTTTGACCGCAGCTGCCTGGCTGCTAGGTACGGCGTCTACGTGCGGGTGCTCAGTGTCTTGGACTGGATCAAGGAGACCATGGCTGCACACTGA
- the LOC115660525 gene encoding vegetative cell wall protein gp1-like, with translation PRLLPTPPTALCHLPDPCQHPRLLPTPPTALCHLPDHHPHPRLLRTPPLPCATCQPVTHTPSSSLHPPTALCHLPDHHPHPQLLRTPPHCPVPPASPSPAPLAPPYPPPLPCATCQPVTRTPAPPYPPPLPCATCQTITHTLAPPYPPTALFHLPAPNLPTLHYPVPPTRPLGNPVQPSSARSYKPQGTTGPSAPHPALHYPLLPLPAPMLSPLHPRGLAVAHSSWPEKGSRSAPWARLRLCGGCGGGVAPWPGPGVPVTLGTGCPCLREQTPGTDRGGGEAGGCRGGRRPGKRRGGNRKVFHFPQEKQEKARLSSPRRAAGPTPRAPAVGVMYPQRHVLHATWTSTQLSPASTRLPSQHHGLRATCTSTRLPLTPSAIGSVPPTPAPDSPPPAPSAPCHWH, from the coding sequence CCCCGGCTCCTCCctaccccccccactgccctgtgccaCCTGCCAGACCCTTGCCAACACCCCCGGCTCCTTCctaccccccccactgccctgtgccaCCTGCCAGACCATCACCCGCACCCCCGGCTCCTCCgtacccccccactgccctgtgccaCCTGCCAGCCTGTCACCCACACCCCTAGCTCCTCCCTacacccccccactgccctgtgccaCTTGCCAGACCATCACCCGCACCCCCAGCTCCTCCgtacccccccccactgccctgtgccaCCTGCCAGCCCGtcacctgctcccctggctcctccctacccgcccccactgccctgtgccaCCTGCCAGCCCGTCACCCGCACCCCGGctcctccctacccccccccactgccctgtgccaCCTGCCAGACCATCACCCACACCCTGGCTCCTCCCTACCCCCCCACTGCCCTATTCCACCTGCCAGCCCCAAACCTCCCCACTTTACACTACCCTGTGCCCCCAACTCGTCCCCTAGGAAACCCAGTTCAGCCCTCCAGTGCCAGAAGTTATAAACCCCAGGGCACCACTgggccctctgctccccaccctgccctacactatcctctgctccccctcccagcccctatgCTTTCCCCTCTCCACCCAAGGGGGCTAGCAGTGGCCCATTCCAGCTGGCCAGAGAAGGGGAGCAGGTCAGCACCTTGGGCCAGGCTCAGGCTTTGTggtgggtgtgggggtggggttgctCCATGGCCAGGCCCTGGAGTTCCTGTAACTCTGGGCACAGGGTGTCCTTGCCTGCGGGAGCAAACACCTGGGACAGACAGAGGGGGCGGAGAAGCGGGGGGTTGTAGGGGTGGGAGAAGGCCTGGGAAGCGGCGAGGCGGCAACAGGAAAGTCTTTCACTTCCCGCAGGAAAAGCAGGAGAAAGCCAGGCTGTCCTCACCCCGCAGAGCGGCAGGCCCCACGCCCAGGGCACCAGCTGTTGGAGTAATGTACCCCCAGCGCCATGTGCTCCATGCCACCTGGACCAGCACCCAACTGTCCCCTGCCAGCACCCGACTGCCCTCCCAGCACCATGGgctccgtgccacctgcaccagcaccaggctccccctcacccccagcgcCATTGGGTCCGTGCCACCCACACCAGCacctgactcccccccccccgcgccatCGGCTCCATGCCACTGGCACTAG